CCGCCGGGCGCGGGTCTCGCCCTCACTGGAACCCGGCGGGAATGCGGCCGGCAGGGATTGCACCGTCTCAACCAGACCGGCAGCCCGTTGCTGCACCTGCGGTAGCGCCCCGGCGCCACCGGATTTGAGCAGATCCGCCACTTCTTCCAGATCGTCGCTGATTTTCTCGTACGCTTGGTGGCGAAACTCGATCGCCGCTTGCGGCGTGGCGAACGTTTGGGCCGAGACCACCCAGACAGGAACCATCAAGGCCGCCCCCAGCATCAAAAATCCAGCGCGTAAGGCCTTGTTCCATCGGCGACCGTTCATTTAATCCTCCTCAACACCGAATCGGGTTTACTTGAGGCTTGGAGCCTTTCCCTCGCGCGTGCGGTAAACCCATGCGGTGAAGGTAGTCCACACCAGCGCCATACACCAGCGTATGCCGGCCGAAGACTTCAGTGCACAGCAACACCTCGGCCGGTTTAGACGTCCAACAACGGAAATCGATCGGCGATGTCGCTGCCGGTGAATTGGGCCACCCAGCCTTCCGGATTGTTGAACAAGCGAATGGCGGTAAAACGCGGCGCCGGACCCATGTCAAACCAATGCGGCGTATTGGCGGGCACGCTGATGAGATCGTTCCGGCAACACAACACCGAATACACCCGCTGGCCGATGTGCAGATTGAACAGACCTTGCCCGGCAACGAAAAACCGCACTTCATCCTCACCGTGGGTATGCTCGCTGAGGAATTTTTCCCGCAGCGCGACCCGTTGCGGGTGGTCCGGCACCATATGGACCACATCGTAACTTTGATATCCGGCCTCATTGATCAGCCGATCGATTTCCGGCTGATAGGCGCTGAGAATCGCCTCATCGGAGGCGCCCTCGATGTCGGCCGTGGCGGACCAGCGTTCGAAACGAACGCCCACGGCCGCCAGTTCGCTGCCGATGGTCTGGCCGTCTTCGGTAACCATCAAGGTCTTATCCGAGTTGTCTTCCGGGTAAATTCGAAGTGTCGTCACGAAAAAGCCTCCCCTTCCGCCATGATCTGCGTGAAGTCCTTCGCCGTGGGGTGGTGGTCGCTGGGCACAGTGCCCTCGCGAACCAGCTGACAGGTTTGCCATCCGGCCTCACGCGCGGCATCCAACTCCGCTTCGGAATCGGACAAAAACAAGATCTCTGCCGGCGCCACATTGATCGCCTGGCCAATGCGCCGATAGCTTTCGGCTTCTTTCTTGGCACCCACGCGGGTATCGAAATAGCCTTGAAACCAACCGGTGAGATCGCCGGCGCTGCTGTGGCCGAACAACAACCGCTGGGCCGCCTCGGAACCCGACGAATAGATATACAGCGGGATACCCCGTTCCTTCCACTGACGCAACACTGACACGGCATCGGGGTAGACATGCCCTTGATAATCGCCCCGCTCATAGCCCTCGCGCCAGATCAAACCTTGCAGCGCTTTCAGCGGGGTGATTTTTCGGTCCTGCTCGATCCATTCAAGGAGCTGACGGATTACCGCATCGGTATCGGCTTTGGGGTCGCCCATCTCAGCTCGGGTTTGAGCCAGGGCCTCGGCCACGGCGGGCTCGGCTTGGCGATCCCGCACAAAATCTGCCAGCCGCTTGGCCGAATAGGGGAACAGCACCTGATGAACAAAGGCAATGTCGGTGGTCGTGCCTTCAATGTCGGTGACAATGGCCTGAATTTTCTTCATTAGCGCGCTAATTGACGATGTTGCAGATCACAAGCCAGGAGAAATTCCCAGCCCTCCACATGACGACGGGCCTCGGCCACGTCACGGCCCCACGCATAAAGCCCGTGGCCGCGAACCAGGAAACCACAACGACCTTGCAGCTCGGCCCATCGGCGCTCGAGCTGCCGCGCGAGATGCGGCATATCCTGGGTGTTATCGAATACCGGCAAATTCAACGACTGCTCGTGACTGCGCATACCGCGAATGGACTTTTGCATCTCATAGCCGGTGAATACGATCACATCTTCGCCCACCAGGCGGGAGAGCACCGTCGCCGCCACGGAATGGGTATGAATCACCGCGCCCACTTCAGGGTCGGCACGATACAAAGCCAGATGCACTTCGGTTTCGGCGGACGGCTTCTGGGTATTGTCCAAGGGCACACCCGACAAACCGATCGCCATGAAGTCGTCCTCGGTTAGCCGTCCCTTGTCGCGCCCGGAGACGGTCACCAAACAATCACCCGGCCCGGTGCGTAAGGACAAATTTCCACCGGTGGCGGGGAACAGTCCCCGCCGCCCCAGATCGTGAGCGGCGGAAATGAGTTCCGGCAGTGATAAGAGAGATGGGCTTATGGACATCGTTGAGCGATCATACAGGGACGGCCGAAGAGGCAAAAGATGTCCTTCAGATCAGCGGTTGGCACCCAGTACATGGTAGATCAACGGTAGGCGATCATTGCCCCAGAACAACTGCTCGCCAACAAAGAACGTCGGTGCGCCGAAAGCACCTCGCTCAACGGCCTCTTCGGTATTCCGACGTAGGCGATCTTTGGCTTCCTGTTCACCCGCCCGGGCGACTAGGGCCTCGCCGTCCAGTCCCGCAGCACTGGCGATTTCTGCCACCAACCCCGGCTGACTGATATCTTCCCCGCGCTCCCAGTGCGCCGCGAACAAACCCAGTGCGTAGGCTTCCAGTTTGTCGGCGTCCTCGATCAAGGTCGCGCCGCGCATCGCCAACAAGGTATTGGCGGGAAAACTGGACGGAAAAGCGAACGGCACATCGTAATACGCCGCCCAGGTTTGCAAGTCACGCGGCATGTACTTGGCCTTCGCGGGCAAATTGGCCGGCGGCTGATTCCTCGTCGCCTTGAACACCCCCCCAAGCAAGAACGGTCGCCAACGGACTTCCGCACCTGTTTGCGCCTTCAGCTTGGCCATTTGCGTTGCGGCGAGGTAAGTGTAAGGGCTCACCACATCCCAAAAAAACTCGACTACTTTCTCTGTCATCCAATGCCTCCTTGCAGGCGCAGTCCCCGAATCCGTCGCCGTCATCAACCGACACTGCATTGAAGGCTAGGTCAGAGACATCACCGAGACAAGCGAAACCGGCCGGTCCTATGATCCGCGTATTCAAATGCCAGCGCATTCTGGCGGCCGTGACGAAAATCGCGCACAATCGATTGCACCAGCGATCGACCGCTCAACGTCAACTATCAAAGGGGAACCGTCATGTCGCACCACCCAAGCCGGATCGTTCGATCGGGGCTCCTCACTGTGCTTCTTTTGATGGCCGCCAACGCCCATGCCGAAACCATCAAGGTCAAGCCCGGCAAGTGGCAAGTGGAAAGCACCAGCAGCAACCCGTTTACCGGAGACCGGAAGTACAGCAATACCCAATGCATCGAGAAGGAAGAATTCGATCCCGCCAAAGAGATGGCGAAATCCGCAGAATGCAAGTTGCTGTCCCATGACATCAAAGGCAACACCATGAACTGGACCATGTCTTGCAACACGGAAGGCGTGGTGATGACCGCCAAAGGCCACTTTCAATCGAAAGGCGACACGGCCAGCGGCGAAATGACCATGAACGCGGACATGGGCGGTCAGCCGTTTACCATGAAAATGACTTGGAACGGAAAGCGGATCGGCGACTGCAACTGATCATCGCCCGTGAACAAACGAACGGACCCGATTCGGGTCCGTTCGTGTTTCTGCTACCACCCGCTCCGGCCGGAGACAGCGATATGGCCTGCCGGGGAAGAGAGCGTTTGTTGGGTGTTTGAGGATCAGAAAACCTCAAGCTGCCTCAGTGATGGGCGTCGCCGGGTCCGTGGACGTGGCCGTGACTCAGTTCTTCATCCGTGGCGTCACGGACATCCATAATTTCCACGTCGAAAGTGAGGGCCTCACCAGCCAAGGGGTGGTTGGCATCGATCATCACTGCATCAGCGCTAACCTGCGTAACGGTCACAATCTGCGCGCCATCAGGCCCTTCAGCCCGAAATTGCATGCCCGGCTGAATTTCATCCACACCCTGAAATGCATCTCGCGGCACTTCTTGCACCAACTCGTCATGGCGCACACCGTAGGCGTCTTCCGGGTCGATCCGCACGTTCAGAGAATCCCCGGCGGCCTTGCCGAGCAGCTCCTGCTCCAAGCCTTTAATGATATTTCCCACGCCGTGGAGGTACGCAAGCGGTTCCCCGCTTCGGGATGAGTCGAGCACATCGCCCGCATCGTTGGTGAGCGTGTAATGAATGGATACGACCGTGCGATCAGCAACTACCATAATGCACCCCCCGGGGGTCTTGAGATTAAACCGCCATGGTATCGGACTAACGGCCCAATGTCAGGCCGCCCCAATCCCACGAAGCCAAGTACACTAGGAACAGTTATAGCGAACGCGCGAAGTCCGGCTTGATCCCGCGACAGTGGTAAACCCCGCCCGGTGGCAAATTGGCGAGCACCAATTCAAACTCCACCTGCCTGAACAAACGACGATACATACTTAGGTAAACCCAGGGCATGACGGTGATCTGATTGAAGATCGGGTCGTTGGGGAGGCTCGCAAACCATTCGAGCACCGGCAGTACGACCTCGCGCGGCAGGCTGGGTGTCGGCAAACCGCTGAGAACGACATCAACCCGGTCGATACCCCGCTGGGCCAGCAACGCCCGCAGATTGGTGACATCGGCCTCAATCACCTCGGCCTGCGGAGCGACTTGGCGGGCGACCGCAGCGAATTCCGGATCCTGTTCAATGGCGATCAAGTGGCTTTCAGGATGCATACGCGCTGCCGCGACGGCGGTCACCGGCCCCATGCCGGCACCCAGCTCCACGATCACCTGCGGAAGGCGGGGGTCAATCCCGTAACACTCAGCGAGCGCCAAAGCTCTACTGGATGGCGTAAGGGCAGCCACACGCCGGCCTTGTTGGATGAGCTTACGGGCGTGAAGCAAGATATGAGAGGTCGGGGGGGAAGATGATTTCACGAAGACGACTGCCCTGGTTGAATCGGCAGATCAGGTAGCCCCGCAGAAAGCGTCGGAGCGGCGAAGCACTGCCGGCAAGTTCATCAGCCGTTGTTGTAACCAAAATTTCATGACGAATTCCACCGCAGAAGTGGGAAACAATCCGGACGCCGAGCCGCTACATCAGCGCGCCCACGTCCCGCGCCCAATCGATGGCCGCCAAATAGGCCTGC
This is a stretch of genomic DNA from Pseudomonadota bacterium. It encodes these proteins:
- a CDS encoding ribose ABC transporter permease; this translates as MKSSSPPTSHILLHARKLIQQGRRVAALTPSSRALALAECYGIDPRLPQVIVELGAGMGPVTAVAAARMHPESHLIAIEQDPEFAAVARQVAPQAEVIEADVTNLRALLAQRGIDRVDVVLSGLPTPSLPREVVLPVLEWFASLPNDPIFNQITVMPWVYLSMYRRLFRQVEFELVLANLPPGGVYHCRGIKPDFARSL
- the mtnC gene encoding acireductone synthase, with product MKKIQAIVTDIEGTTTDIAFVHQVLFPYSAKRLADFVRDRQAEPAVAEALAQTRAEMGDPKADTDAVIRQLLEWIEQDRKITPLKALQGLIWREGYERGDYQGHVYPDAVSVLRQWKERGIPLYIYSSGSEAAQRLLFGHSSAGDLTGWFQGYFDTRVGAKKEAESYRRIGQAINVAPAEILFLSDSEAELDAAREAGWQTCQLVREGTVPSDHHPTAKDFTQIMAEGEAFS
- a CDS encoding DUF3617 family protein, with product MSHHPSRIVRSGLLTVLLLMAANAHAETIKVKPGKWQVESTSSNPFTGDRKYSNTQCIEKEEFDPAKEMAKSAECKLLSHDIKGNTMNWTMSCNTEGVVMTAKGHFQSKGDTASGEMTMNADMGGQPFTMKMTWNGKRIGDCN
- a CDS encoding cytochrome c; translation: MNGRRWNKALRAGFLMLGAALMVPVWVVSAQTFATPQAAIEFRHQAYEKISDDLEEVADLLKSGGAGALPQVQQRAAGLVETVQSLPAAFPPGSSEGETRARRMIWREWEDFSQRLERLETALVDMEQAAGVDDLAATQAAFKEAAASCRSCHLWYRTFW
- a CDS encoding methylthioribulose 1-phosphate dehydratase, which translates into the protein MSISPSLLSLPELISAAHDLGRRGLFPATGGNLSLRTGPGDCLVTVSGRDKGRLTEDDFMAIGLSGVPLDNTQKPSAETEVHLALYRADPEVGAVIHTHSVAATVLSRLVGEDVIVFTGYEMQKSIRGMRSHEQSLNLPVFDNTQDMPHLARQLERRWAELQGRCGFLVRGHGLYAWGRDVAEARRHVEGWEFLLACDLQHRQLAR
- a CDS encoding 2-hydroxychromene-2-carboxylate isomerase; amino-acid sequence: MTEKVVEFFWDVVSPYTYLAATQMAKLKAQTGAEVRWRPFLLGGVFKATRNQPPANLPAKAKYMPRDLQTWAAYYDVPFAFPSSFPANTLLAMRGATLIEDADKLEAYALGLFAAHWERGEDISQPGLVAEIASAAGLDGEALVARAGEQEAKDRLRRNTEEAVERGAFGAPTFFVGEQLFWGNDRLPLIYHVLGANR
- a CDS encoding peptidylprolyl isomerase, whose amino-acid sequence is MVVADRTVVSIHYTLTNDAGDVLDSSRSGEPLAYLHGVGNIIKGLEQELLGKAAGDSLNVRIDPEDAYGVRHDELVQEVPRDAFQGVDEIQPGMQFRAEGPDGAQIVTVTQVSADAVMIDANHPLAGEALTFDVEIMDVRDATDEELSHGHVHGPGDAHH